The sequence TGCCGTGGCTCTGCGCGGCGGCGATCGCGGCGGGGAGGGCCACGCGCCCGTTGCCCACCTGTGCGATGACCGTGCTGCCCTGTGTGGCGACGGTGTGAACCCCGTCCGTCGCCGCGAGCAGGCTGCGGAGTTGTTCGGCGGTGGTCGCCTCGAGCGTGTCGAGGGTTAAGCGGTCGCCGACGTGTTTCTGCTTGAGCCGTGTCGGGGTGCCGTCCGCGATGATGCGTCCGTGGTCGATGATGACGATGCGATCTGCCGCCTGATCTGCTTCCTCCAGGTAGTGGGTGGTGAACACGATCGTCATGCCGGTCCGCTGCCGGGTTCGGGCGACGTGATCCCAGAGATTGCTCCGGTTCTGGGGATCGAGCCCGGTTGTAGGCTCGTCCAGGAAGAGCAGGGGCGGGAGATTCACCAGCCCGATCGCGAGGTCGAGACGGCGCCGCTGACCACCGCTCATCTCCTGGCTCTTGCGCTTCTGCAGTTGCTCCAGGCTCAGGATCGACAGCAGTTCGGCGGCTCGTGCTCGGGCCGCCGCGCGGCCGAGGCCGTAGATGCGGCCCTGTGTGATGACCTCGTCGATCACGCGTTGGGTGTGTCCTGCGCCGTTGCCCTGGCCGACGTAGCCGATGCGCTCGCGCACCTGCGAACGTTGCGTGATCACATCCAAGCCGGCGACTTCTGCGGTACCGCTCGTGGGAGGCAGGAGGGTGGAGAGCATCCGCATGAGCGTGCTCTTGCCAGCGCCGTTGGGGCCGAGAACGGCCACCGTCTCTCCCTGCGCGACGGAGAAGTCGATGCTCTGGACGGCGAGGACGTGGTCGCCGTCGGGTGCGCGGAAGCTCCGCGAAAGGGATGTCGTCGTGATCATGTGCTGGCTGTGCTCCGTTCCTTCCGGTGATGACATGCACCAACCTCACGGTCGTTGTGGTCGGTATACGGCCACAAGTGGAGATAGCCTTGCTCACATGTCCACCGGCACCCGAGCGCTCGAACTCCTCGGCCTGCTCCAGGCACGACGCCATTGGCCGGGCGACGAGCTCGCACGCCGCCTCGGGGTCAGCCAGCGCACGCTCCGCCGCGACGTCGACGGGCTCCAAGAACTCGGCTACCCGATCACCACGACACGCGGGACCGGCGGCGGGTACCAGCTCAGCCCGGGTGCGTCGCTCCCGCCGCTGGTGCTCACTGAGGACGAGGCTGCTGCGGTTGTCTTGGGTCTCAAAGAGACCGTCGCGGGCATTCACACCACCTCGGGGGATGCCGCGGTCAGCGCGATGGCCAAGATCGTCCAAGTGCTTCCGGTACGCATCCGCCGCCGTATCGACAGCCTCCGGAATGTTGCGATCCCGCGGGCAGCACCTCGGCGGGCCGGGATCACCGATGTCGTGGCCTTGACGACCGTGGCTCTCGCCTGCCGTGACCATGAAGCGCTGAGATTCACCTACCGGGCACGAGACGGTCAGGTCTCGGAGCGAAGCGTCCACCCGCACCGAACCGTGAGTGTGGACGACCGCCTCTACCTCGTGGCGTGGGATCTTGACCGAGGCGACTGGCGCACCTTCCGGATCGACCGGATCGACAACCCGATTCGGAGCGGACAGCGGTTCGTTCCACGCCGATTTCCCGGTTCCGATCCCGTCGAGTTTGTCCGCAGCCAGATCAGGTCGATGCCGGCGAGGTATCCCGTCCGCGCCACGGTCCGGGCACCGGCCGAACGAGTCAAGGAGGAGGTCGGGCAGTACGGGACCGTCGAGTCGATCGATGACACCTCATGCGAGGTGTTCATCCCCTCCGACTCACTCGATTGGGCAGCGTTCTGCCTCGCAGCGACCGATGCTCGCTTCCTCGTCCACGGGCCACCGGAGGCGATCAAGTACATGCGTGGCTGGGGCGAACGCCTGATCGCCGCCACGAACGAAGGACCCGCAGATGCCCAAGGCTGACACGCCGACCGTCCGGCCGGTGACGGACCGGGAGCGTCGCGCTCGAATCGGCGTCAGGCACGCTCTCGCCAGATCATCGAGAGTTCTTACTCCCGACGATGCGGCCCGGTCGGTCGTCTGCCTGCACGCGACCGACCCGCCGAGCGTGCATCTGTCCTGCTGGGCGCGCAGCGACACGTTGAGCATCGATGACGTGGAGCGGGCGCTCTACGAGACCCGTTCACTGGTGCGACAGCAGTCCATGCGCGAGACGATCTTCGTGTTCCCCCGCGAACTCGTCCCCGCGGTGTGGGGCAGCGCCGCCGCGCGAGTCGCTGCCGTCTCGCGGCGGCGACTCGTCCGAGACCTCGAACGCTGGGGCGCCGTGCCAGAAGGGGAAGGCGCCGGCTGGCTTCAAGGTGCGGAGCGCGCCGTCTTGGATCACCTTGCCGACGGGGTGCCGCGATCGTCCAGGCAACTGCGCGAGGAGGTGGCGGAAGTCGGCGGGTTCATCGTGCAGTCCCCGGACAAGGCTTGGGGCGGCAAAGTCGCCATTGCACCGAGACTGCTCGCCCAACTCAGCATGGACGGCGTCGTCGCCCGGGCTGGCAATGCCGGGGCGTGGTACACAAGCCGACCGCTGTGGACGACCACTGAAGCATGGTGGGGTGGTGACGTTCCGAAGGCACTCGAATCACGAGAAGGCTACGCCGAGCTGGTGAACCGGTGGCTGTGGTCGTACGGTCCTGGCACGGTCGAGGACATCACATGGTGGCTCGGCAGCACCAAAGCGACGGTGCGCGCGACCCTTCAGGACCTCGGCGCAGAGAAGGTGACTCTGGACGACGGCTCGATCGGCTGGCTGCGGCCAGACGACCTCGATCCCGTCAATGATCCCGAGCCCTGGGTCGCGTTGTTGCCGCTTCTCGACCCCACCATCATGGGCTGGAAAGGGCGAGACTTCTTCCTCGGGCCGCACGGATCCCAGCTGTTCGACAGCGCCGGCAACGCCGGCACCACTGCCTGGGCCGATGGGCAGGTGGTCGGCGTCTGGGTACAGGACGCCAAAGGAGTCGTGCAACTCAGATTCCTGGAAGAGATTGCTCCGCTGGCTCGTGACGCGCTGCGCGCCGAGGCTCGACGGCTCACCGAATCGTTGGACGGTCAACGAGTCTTCACCGTGTACCCGTCACCAGCGATGCAGCCCGGAATCAAGCTGCCGGAATGGTGAGGTGGGTGGTCCGCCAAGCACGGAACACTGGACTCCGACTCGCCATCCAGCCTCCTCAGAGTCACCGCACACCAGTCAGGGGAGCAGGAAATCGACGGGCGTCACACCGAGAAGTTTGCGGAAGTGGCGGGTCAAATGGGCTTGGTCATAGAAGCCAGCGGCCGCAGCAGCGTTGGCCGGGCTCATCCCTGTGAGCAGGAGGCGTCGCGCCGCGTCGACGCGCCTGCCGATCACGTAGCGGTGTGGTGGGATCCCGTATGCGTCGGAGAACGCTCGGACAAGGTGGTTCGGATGACTGCGGAGCGTGCGCGCGGCCTCCGCGATCGTGAACCGTTCGGTCAGACGGTCGTCGAGAAGTTCTCGAAGTCGACGTGCGAGAGGGATGTCCCTGGTGGTGACAGAAGTGTGCTCGAACTGTGCCTGGGCAACTTCCTGCAGCTTGTGGATGCCGTATTCGGCGCTGAGCGTGTCGGTCCGCGACGACAGCGCGCCATGTATGTATCGAGCCACTTGCACCGCACCGTCGTCGCACAGCCACGGCGATTTGGCGGCAGCGTCGACACTGCGAGGTGGTAGCCAAAACGGATCGAGGTAAATGACCCGCTTGCGAAAGGGGTGTCCTGGCGTGGCCGATTGGCCGTCGTGGGGCACACCGGGGGGCAGGAGCGTGAGTTGGGACGGTTCCGCGTGCCGTTCGGCACCGTCGAGGCGATAGGCGACTGCTCCCTCGTCGATCAGGAGCACGGTCCAGGAATCGTGCGTGTGCGTTGGATAGGAGTGCCGTCGGAACGTGGC is a genomic window of Ruania zhangjianzhongii containing:
- a CDS encoding ABC transporter ATP-binding protein yields the protein MITTTSLSRSFRAPDGDHVLAVQSIDFSVAQGETVAVLGPNGAGKSTLMRMLSTLLPPTSGTAEVAGLDVITQRSQVRERIGYVGQGNGAGHTQRVIDEVITQGRIYGLGRAAARARAAELLSILSLEQLQKRKSQEMSGGQRRRLDLAIGLVNLPPLLFLDEPTTGLDPQNRSNLWDHVARTRQRTGMTIVFTTHYLEEADQAADRIVIIDHGRIIADGTPTRLKQKHVGDRLTLDTLEATTAEQLRSLLAATDGVHTVATQGSTVIAQVGNGRVALPAAIAAAQSHGITVTAADTKLPTLNDVFLELTGRSLRDAGEITADENQINEPNQELQEPSK
- a CDS encoding helix-turn-helix transcriptional regulator: MSTGTRALELLGLLQARRHWPGDELARRLGVSQRTLRRDVDGLQELGYPITTTRGTGGGYQLSPGASLPPLVLTEDEAAAVVLGLKETVAGIHTTSGDAAVSAMAKIVQVLPVRIRRRIDSLRNVAIPRAAPRRAGITDVVALTTVALACRDHEALRFTYRARDGQVSERSVHPHRTVSVDDRLYLVAWDLDRGDWRTFRIDRIDNPIRSGQRFVPRRFPGSDPVEFVRSQIRSMPARYPVRATVRAPAERVKEEVGQYGTVESIDDTSCEVFIPSDSLDWAAFCLAATDARFLVHGPPEAIKYMRGWGERLIAATNEGPADAQG
- a CDS encoding winged helix DNA-binding domain-containing protein; its protein translation is MPKADTPTVRPVTDRERRARIGVRHALARSSRVLTPDDAARSVVCLHATDPPSVHLSCWARSDTLSIDDVERALYETRSLVRQQSMRETIFVFPRELVPAVWGSAAARVAAVSRRRLVRDLERWGAVPEGEGAGWLQGAERAVLDHLADGVPRSSRQLREEVAEVGGFIVQSPDKAWGGKVAIAPRLLAQLSMDGVVARAGNAGAWYTSRPLWTTTEAWWGGDVPKALESREGYAELVNRWLWSYGPGTVEDITWWLGSTKATVRATLQDLGAEKVTLDDGSIGWLRPDDLDPVNDPEPWVALLPLLDPTIMGWKGRDFFLGPHGSQLFDSAGNAGTTAWADGQVVGVWVQDAKGVVQLRFLEEIAPLARDALRAEARRLTESLDGQRVFTVYPSPAMQPGIKLPEW
- a CDS encoding AraC family transcriptional regulator — translated: MGDIVNAWHPDVPLVQEVLHATFRRHSYPTHTHDSWTVLLIDEGAVAYRLDGAERHAEPSQLTLLPPGVPHDGQSATPGHPFRKRVIYLDPFWLPPRSVDAAAKSPWLCDDGAVQVARYIHGALSSRTDTLSAEYGIHKLQEVAQAQFEHTSVTTRDIPLARRLRELLDDRLTERFTIAEAARTLRSHPNHLVRAFSDAYGIPPHRYVIGRRVDAARRLLLTGMSPANAAAAAGFYDQAHLTRHFRKLLGVTPVDFLLP